Proteins co-encoded in one Ralstonia sp. RRA genomic window:
- the alaS gene encoding alanine--tRNA ligase, giving the protein MKASDIRQKFLTFFESKNHTVVRSSPLVPGNDPTLLFTNSGMVQFKDVFLGTDKRPYVRAASVQRCLRAGGKHNDLENVGYTARHHTFFEMLGNWSFGDYFKRDALVWAWELLTQEYKLPADKLWATVYQTDDEAYDIWTKVIGLPPERVVRIGDNKGAPYASDNFWQMAETGPCGPCSEIFYDHGPDVWGGPPGSPEADGDRYIEIWNNVFMQFDRQLDPATGEYTLTPLPAPCVDTGMGMERLAAILQHVHSNYEIDLFQALIAAASRETNTKDLSNNSLRVIADHIRACSFLIVDGVIPGNEGRGYVLRRIIRRAIRHGYKLGCRAAFFHKLVDDLVAQMGEAYPELREARDRVVEVLRTEEARFFETIEHGMSILDGALGELKASGAKMLDGELAFKLHDTYGFPLDLTQDVCRENDVIVDEAAFDAAMNRQREQARAAGKFKLTAGTLDYTGDKTTFHGYDQLVRETARVTALFVDGASVQEMHPGQTGVVVLDHTPFYAESGGQVGDQGTLKAATVWFDVADTLKVQPEVFGHHGELRTGVLKVGDAVAAEVDAVRRARTMRNHSATHLMHKALREVLGSHVQQKGSLVDADKTRFDFSHNAPMTPLQIREVEARVNAEIFANAATSAQIMGFDDAVKNGAMALFGEKYGDEVRVLSIGTSKELCGGTHVARTGDIGLFKIVGESGVAAGIRRVEAITGDNVLHYLQTLDTRINEAAAALRAQPSELTQRIGQVQDQVKTLEKELERLKSKLAASQGDELVSQAVDVAGIKVLAAKLDGADAKTLRETMDKLKDKLQTAAIVLGSVSDGKVALIAGVTADATAKVKAGELVNFVAQQVGGKGGGRPDMAQAGGTEPEKLPQALAGVAAWVQQKV; this is encoded by the coding sequence ATGAAAGCCTCCGATATCCGCCAAAAATTCCTGACGTTCTTCGAGTCGAAGAACCACACCGTGGTGCGCTCCTCGCCGCTGGTGCCGGGCAATGACCCGACGCTGCTGTTCACCAACTCCGGCATGGTGCAGTTCAAGGACGTCTTCCTCGGCACCGACAAGCGCCCGTACGTGCGCGCGGCCTCCGTGCAGCGCTGCCTGCGCGCCGGCGGCAAGCACAACGACCTGGAAAACGTCGGCTATACCGCGCGTCACCACACCTTCTTCGAGATGCTCGGCAACTGGTCGTTCGGCGACTACTTCAAGCGCGACGCACTCGTGTGGGCGTGGGAACTGCTGACGCAGGAATACAAGCTGCCGGCCGACAAACTGTGGGCCACGGTCTACCAGACCGACGACGAGGCCTACGACATCTGGACCAAGGTCATCGGCCTGCCGCCCGAGCGCGTCGTGCGCATCGGCGACAACAAGGGCGCACCGTACGCCTCCGACAACTTCTGGCAGATGGCCGAAACCGGCCCGTGCGGCCCGTGCTCGGAAATCTTCTACGACCACGGCCCGGATGTGTGGGGCGGCCCCCCGGGAAGCCCGGAAGCCGACGGCGACCGCTATATCGAAATCTGGAACAACGTGTTCATGCAGTTCGATCGCCAGCTCGACCCGGCGACCGGCGAATACACGCTGACCCCGCTGCCCGCGCCGTGCGTGGACACCGGCATGGGCATGGAGCGTCTGGCTGCCATCCTGCAGCACGTGCACAGCAACTACGAGATCGACCTGTTCCAGGCGCTCATCGCGGCCGCTTCGCGCGAGACCAACACCAAGGATCTGTCGAACAACTCGCTGCGCGTGATTGCCGACCACATCCGCGCGTGCTCGTTCCTGATCGTCGACGGCGTGATTCCGGGCAATGAAGGCCGCGGCTACGTGCTGCGCCGGATCATCCGCCGCGCCATCCGCCATGGCTACAAGCTGGGCTGCCGCGCCGCGTTCTTCCACAAGCTGGTGGACGATCTCGTTGCGCAGATGGGCGAGGCTTATCCGGAACTGCGCGAGGCGCGCGACCGCGTGGTCGAGGTGCTGCGCACGGAAGAAGCGCGCTTCTTCGAGACCATCGAGCACGGCATGTCGATTCTCGACGGCGCGCTGGGTGAGCTGAAGGCGTCGGGCGCCAAGATGCTCGACGGCGAACTCGCCTTCAAGCTGCACGACACCTACGGTTTCCCGCTGGACCTGACGCAAGACGTCTGCCGCGAGAACGACGTGATCGTCGACGAAGCCGCCTTTGACGCCGCCATGAACCGCCAGCGCGAACAGGCACGCGCCGCCGGCAAGTTCAAGCTGACCGCCGGCACGCTGGACTACACCGGCGACAAGACCACCTTCCACGGCTACGACCAGCTCGTGCGCGAAACCGCGCGCGTGACGGCGCTGTTCGTCGACGGCGCGTCGGTGCAGGAAATGCACCCGGGCCAAACCGGCGTGGTGGTGCTCGACCACACGCCGTTCTATGCCGAATCCGGCGGCCAGGTGGGTGACCAGGGCACGCTCAAGGCCGCGACCGTTTGGTTTGACGTGGCCGACACGCTCAAGGTGCAGCCGGAAGTCTTCGGCCATCACGGCGAGCTGCGCACCGGCGTGCTGAAGGTCGGCGATGCCGTGGCCGCGGAAGTGGACGCCGTGCGCCGTGCGCGCACCATGCGCAACCACTCGGCCACCCACCTGATGCACAAGGCCCTGCGCGAAGTGCTGGGCAGCCACGTGCAGCAGAAGGGCTCGCTGGTGGATGCCGACAAGACGCGCTTCGACTTCTCGCATAACGCACCGATGACGCCGCTGCAGATTCGTGAAGTGGAAGCACGCGTCAACGCAGAAATTTTCGCCAACGCCGCCACCAGCGCCCAGATCATGGGCTTTGACGATGCGGTCAAGAACGGCGCCATGGCTCTCTTCGGCGAGAAGTACGGCGACGAAGTGCGCGTGCTGTCGATCGGCACGTCGAAGGAACTGTGCGGCGGCACCCACGTGGCGCGCACCGGTGACATCGGCCTGTTCAAGATCGTTGGCGAATCGGGCGTGGCCGCAGGCATCCGCCGTGTGGAAGCCATCACGGGCGACAACGTGCTGCACTACTTGCAGACGCTCGACACGCGCATCAACGAAGCGGCTGCCGCACTGCGTGCGCAACCGTCGGAACTGACGCAGCGTATCGGCCAGGTGCAGGACCAGGTCAAGACGCTGGAGAAGGAACTGGAGCGCCTGAAGTCGAAGCTGGCCGCCAGCCAGGGCGACGAGCTAGTGAGCCAGGCCGTGGACGTGGCCGGCATCAAGGTGCTGGCCGCCAAGCTCGATGGCGCCGACGCCAAGACGCTGCGCGAGACCATGGACAAGCTCAAGGACAAGCTGCAGACCGCCGCCATCGTGCTGGGCAGCGTGAGCGACGGCAAGGTGGCACTGATTGCTGGCGTGACGGCTGATGCCACCGCCAAGGTCAAGGCTGGCGAGCTGGTCAACTTTGTCGCTCAGCAGGTCGGCGGCAAGGGCGGTGGCCGCCCGGACATGGCGCAAGCTGGCGGTACCGAGCCCGAGAAACTGCCGCAGGCGCTGGCCGGTGTAGCCGCATGGGTGCAGCAGAAGGTGTGA
- a CDS encoding glycosyl transferase has translation MLEPTRPERRSVNAPAATAHARDLASNTAALSSPGAVMASAAHAAHAWPWQALRKWSTWIFAVLIACAYLLPGTLGHDPWKQDETYTFGIIQHMLETGDLIVPTSAGQPFVEKPPLYAWVASGLAWLLWDELPAHDAARLASALFAGLAFAFTARLARAATNAPSWADPRVLGTLALCAGSLIVVKHTHDMITDVALLAGTAIGFCGLFECVQAAVQPTARRRSSAVWLGVGMGIALLAKGIFIPLVFCITLVGACVPFPACRSRAFLRQLGTAALVFLPFATIWPTLFYLRAPDLFHVWFWDNNIGRFLGFSVPVLGAENDDPFYVWHSLLTIGFPAGPLALLALACGAWREWRTPRVALPALFAGVGLLALQVSATARPLYLLPFMVPLALLGQQAIARLPMRLHVGWDYLSRVLFGGMAVLAWLLWAVMTENTSRASVRWLERWLPVDWTMPIEPWLVGAALVLTVGWLRLLPHLRRAGVWRGALSWAAGALVGWGLVATLLLPWLDEAKSYRSVFNNLSSKLAPAWHADDCMASLHLGESEAPMLHYFTGILHRPLAQSSTHTCRWLILQDSHTHARTPGREWQPFWSGARPGDRNERLRVFMRVPPVLLTQSIRH, from the coding sequence ATGCTGGAACCGACACGCCCTGAACGGCGGAGCGTCAACGCGCCCGCCGCGACCGCTCACGCGCGTGACCTCGCTTCGAACACTGCTGCGCTGTCTTCACCCGGCGCGGTCATGGCATCTGCGGCACATGCGGCGCACGCTTGGCCGTGGCAGGCGTTGCGCAAATGGAGCACGTGGATCTTCGCGGTGCTCATCGCCTGCGCCTACCTGCTGCCAGGCACGCTCGGCCACGACCCCTGGAAGCAGGATGAGACCTACACGTTCGGCATCATCCAGCACATGCTGGAAACCGGCGACCTGATCGTACCGACCAGTGCAGGGCAACCCTTTGTAGAGAAGCCGCCGCTGTATGCGTGGGTCGCCAGCGGCCTGGCCTGGCTGCTATGGGATGAACTGCCAGCGCACGACGCCGCACGGCTCGCCAGCGCGTTGTTTGCTGGCCTGGCCTTCGCCTTCACCGCGCGCCTGGCACGCGCCGCCACCAACGCACCTTCGTGGGCGGACCCGCGTGTGCTCGGCACATTGGCGCTGTGCGCGGGCTCACTGATCGTGGTCAAACACACGCACGACATGATCACCGACGTGGCCCTGCTGGCCGGCACCGCCATCGGCTTCTGCGGGCTGTTCGAATGCGTGCAGGCAGCCGTGCAGCCCACGGCGCGCAGGCGCAGCTCCGCAGTTTGGCTTGGCGTGGGCATGGGGATCGCACTGTTGGCGAAAGGCATATTCATTCCGCTGGTGTTCTGCATCACGCTGGTCGGGGCCTGCGTGCCGTTTCCAGCCTGCCGCAGCCGCGCGTTCCTGCGCCAGTTGGGTACCGCCGCGCTGGTGTTCCTGCCCTTCGCCACGATCTGGCCAACGTTGTTCTACCTGCGTGCACCAGACCTGTTTCACGTCTGGTTCTGGGACAACAACATCGGCCGCTTCCTGGGCTTTTCCGTGCCGGTGCTGGGCGCAGAGAACGACGACCCGTTCTACGTCTGGCACTCGCTGCTGACCATCGGCTTTCCCGCGGGCCCGCTTGCATTGCTGGCACTGGCCTGCGGCGCGTGGCGCGAGTGGCGGACGCCGCGCGTCGCCCTACCGGCCCTCTTCGCGGGTGTGGGGCTGCTCGCGCTACAGGTCTCTGCAACAGCGCGCCCGCTCTATCTGCTGCCTTTCATGGTGCCGCTGGCGCTGCTCGGCCAGCAGGCAATCGCGCGACTGCCGATGCGTCTGCATGTCGGATGGGATTACCTCAGCCGGGTGCTGTTTGGCGGCATGGCGGTACTGGCGTGGCTGCTCTGGGCGGTCATGACAGAGAACACCTCGCGGGCGAGCGTGCGCTGGCTTGAACGCTGGTTGCCAGTCGATTGGACCATGCCGATCGAACCCTGGCTGGTAGGCGCCGCATTGGTGCTCACGGTGGGATGGTTGCGCCTGCTGCCACATCTGCGGCGGGCAGGGGTGTGGCGCGGCGCGCTGTCCTGGGCGGCCGGCGCCCTGGTGGGCTGGGGGTTGGTCGCCACCCTGCTGCTGCCCTGGCTGGACGAGGCCAAGAGCTATCGCTCGGTGTTCAACAACCTCAGCAGCAAGTTGGCCCCGGCATGGCACGCAGACGACTGCATGGCGAGTCTGCATCTGGGCGAGTCCGAGGCGCCCATGCTGCACTACTTCACCGGCATCCTGCACCGCCCGCTGGCGCAGTCGTCGACCCATACCTGCCGATGGCTGATCCTCCAGGACAGCCACACGCACGCACGAACGCCCGGCCGCGAATGGCAGCCGTTCTGGTCCGGCGCCCGCCCCGGTGACAGGAACGAGCGACTGCGGGTCTTTATGCGGGTGCCCCCAGTCTTGCTCACACAGTCCATCCGGCATTGA
- a CDS encoding purine nucleoside permease: MSVLSDKVDAVPPEPLAARRSKRLLRAVAAGVLVAAGIGASTQPVAQLAPESHARKVKVLIISMFAPEAQPWIDKLGLTQDVPVPGLSIDYPNVHCNANDVCQLTTGMGKANAASSVSALIYSGKFDLQRTYFLVAGIAGIDPSQGTLGSAAWARFLVDSDIAWEIDAREVPTNWPSGFIGINTQGPGQRPPLDYKTEVFRVNEALLQKALALSKGAALDDNATARAYRANYPSAPANQPPAVVQCDTAAGNTYWHGAKMGEREAAWVKLLTDGQGTYCTTQQEDNATFEALTRGSKAGLLDLQRVAVLRTASNFDRPYPGQTPYDSLVNSNSGGFVPSLNNLYLAGGPLVNEIVTRWSVWKHGVPSP; the protein is encoded by the coding sequence ATGAGCGTCCTATCTGACAAGGTCGACGCTGTGCCGCCAGAGCCTTTGGCTGCGCGGCGCAGCAAACGATTGCTACGGGCGGTCGCAGCCGGCGTGCTGGTGGCGGCCGGCATCGGCGCATCGACCCAGCCGGTTGCGCAACTCGCGCCGGAATCGCACGCGCGCAAGGTCAAGGTGCTGATCATCAGCATGTTTGCGCCCGAGGCGCAGCCGTGGATCGACAAGCTGGGCCTCACGCAGGATGTGCCCGTGCCCGGTCTGTCGATCGACTATCCGAACGTCCACTGCAACGCCAACGATGTGTGTCAGCTCACCACCGGCATGGGCAAGGCGAATGCCGCGTCATCGGTGTCGGCGCTGATCTACAGCGGCAAATTTGACCTGCAGCGCACGTACTTCCTGGTGGCAGGCATTGCTGGGATTGATCCGTCGCAAGGCACGCTGGGCAGCGCTGCATGGGCGCGTTTCCTGGTCGACAGCGACATCGCGTGGGAGATCGACGCGCGCGAAGTGCCCACCAACTGGCCCAGTGGCTTCATCGGTATCAACACGCAGGGCCCGGGGCAGAGGCCGCCGCTGGACTACAAGACGGAAGTGTTTCGCGTGAACGAGGCATTGCTACAGAAGGCGCTGGCGCTCTCCAAGGGTGCGGCGCTTGACGACAATGCCACTGCACGCGCGTATCGCGCCAATTACCCCAGCGCACCGGCCAACCAGCCGCCTGCTGTCGTGCAGTGCGACACCGCCGCCGGCAACACCTACTGGCACGGCGCCAAGATGGGCGAGCGCGAAGCCGCGTGGGTCAAGCTGCTGACGGATGGGCAGGGCACCTACTGCACCACGCAGCAGGAAGACAACGCCACGTTCGAAGCGCTCACGCGCGGGTCGAAGGCGGGTCTGCTCGATCTGCAACGCGTGGCCGTGCTGCGTACCGCATCCAACTTCGACCGGCCGTATCCGGGGCAGACGCCGTATGACTCGCTGGTCAACAGCAACTCGGGCGGGTTCGTGCCGTCGCTCAACAACCTCTATCTGGCGGGCGGTCCGCTGGTCAACGAGATCGTCACGCGCTGGAGCGTGTGGAAACACGGAGTGCCCTCGCCATGA
- a CDS encoding purine nucleoside permease, giving the protein MIESKSTTPMRTITKLLAVGAAALTLNSCAYDGVKVIVINMFQGEAQPFIDRYDLKEKVYISGLSPDAPNMLCNYDGVCQVTTGMGYANAASTISALLYRSKLDLTHTYFVIAGIAGIDPGQGTVGSAAWARYAVDYGLSHEIDAREMPAGWPYGYFGIGTKGPGQKPPLDYRTEVFQLNETLLQKAFTLSKSATLEDSPEAIAFRKNYAFAPANQPPSVIQCDVASADTWWAGRNLGQRARDWVKTMTDNKGTYCTTAQEDNATLEVLTRGARAGKVDFSRVALLRAGSDFDRPYDGQTATDGLINYAQQGGFVPATHNLVNAAKPLLDDIVDHWPQWQQGVPN; this is encoded by the coding sequence ATGATCGAATCCAAGAGCACAACCCCCATGCGTACGATCACCAAGCTGCTCGCCGTGGGCGCGGCCGCGCTGACCTTGAACAGCTGTGCGTATGACGGCGTCAAGGTCATCGTCATCAACATGTTCCAGGGCGAAGCCCAGCCCTTCATCGACCGCTATGACCTGAAGGAGAAGGTCTATATCTCCGGCCTGTCGCCCGACGCGCCCAACATGCTGTGCAACTACGACGGCGTCTGCCAGGTGACCACCGGCATGGGCTACGCGAATGCGGCGTCGACCATCTCAGCACTGCTCTATCGCAGCAAGCTGGACCTGACGCACACCTATTTCGTGATCGCCGGTATTGCGGGTATTGATCCGGGGCAGGGTACGGTGGGCTCGGCGGCGTGGGCGCGCTATGCGGTGGACTACGGCCTGTCGCACGAGATTGATGCGCGCGAAATGCCTGCCGGCTGGCCTTACGGCTACTTCGGCATCGGCACCAAGGGCCCCGGGCAGAAGCCGCCGCTGGACTACCGCACCGAGGTGTTCCAGTTGAACGAAACGCTGTTGCAGAAGGCGTTCACCCTGTCGAAATCGGCCACGCTGGAAGACAGCCCAGAGGCCATCGCCTTCCGCAAGAATTACGCGTTTGCGCCGGCCAATCAGCCGCCATCGGTCATCCAGTGCGATGTGGCCTCTGCCGACACGTGGTGGGCGGGCCGCAACCTGGGCCAGCGCGCGCGTGATTGGGTGAAGACGATGACCGACAACAAGGGCACCTACTGCACCACTGCACAGGAGGACAACGCCACGCTGGAAGTGCTCACACGCGGTGCCCGTGCCGGCAAGGTCGATTTCAGCCGCGTGGCGCTGCTGCGTGCGGGCTCCGACTTTGACCGCCCGTACGACGGCCAGACGGCAACGGACGGCCTGATCAACTACGCGCAGCAGGGCGGTTTCGTGCCGGCCACGCACAACCTCGTCAATGCGGCCAAGCCGCTGCTGGACGACATCGTTGACCACTGGCCGCAGTGGCAGCAGGGGGTGCCGAATTAA
- a CDS encoding TonB-dependent siderophore receptor, translated as MTRRLTARTLPCALAAIPLAALLTATPARADDTQPAAGNHAKVDLDETTVTARSQRGFAASTAEVGAFRGMALRDIPATVNVVTREALDAQQDTSLFDALRNTASVTRQQLSGETFDNLAIRGVTMENRTNFRFNGSLPIAALAAIPLENKERVEVLKGVSALYYGYTTPGGVVNLVTKRAGNTPVTTLGVQFDSNGSIVSTLDVARRFGEDNQYGIRFNAAGGSLQSPTSGIDGTRQLGAVAFDWKVNSRLSLKADVEYSRKIITEQSVVTLPAAKNGVIMLPAMPDPTKRLAPGWADFNGNTTNALVRADYALSDAWLLTVEGGMSETARTRAFTEFRLTNPITGAGTISGNRQSGLWHTSHVRADINGTEKTGWITHDLTFGVARSDFRQAAVYSDRFSGAQNLYNPIDLGWLPTQGNSTTPAQRAVDTGVYAMDRMTLSEHWQVIAGLRYTSYTSTQAPNRYEASKTTPLGAVIYKFTPTLSAYASYAQGLEAGQRAPNTAANANVAMPPALSEQKEVGVRYETPAGTQLAAAVYDIDRAAAYTNNANVFVQDGRERIRGIELTAQGRVTKDLSLLASAGWTDAKFRGVGNGLNGNTPENTPRSTASVFAEYTLPMLRSVSFNAGAYYLGPRPVNDANQAELGGTTLFSAGVRYVTRISGKRTTLQFNVDNLTDKRYWGGAGNNRLSMGAPRLFKLGMKIDL; from the coding sequence ATGACCCGCCGTCTTACGGCCCGCACACTACCGTGCGCGCTTGCCGCCATTCCTCTTGCCGCTTTGCTCACCGCCACGCCCGCGCGTGCTGACGACACCCAACCCGCCGCCGGCAATCACGCCAAGGTAGACCTTGATGAAACCACCGTCACCGCGCGCAGCCAGCGTGGCTTTGCAGCCAGCACGGCAGAGGTGGGCGCGTTCCGTGGGATGGCATTGCGCGATATTCCTGCCACGGTGAACGTGGTCACGCGCGAGGCGCTGGATGCGCAGCAGGACACGTCGCTGTTCGATGCGCTGCGCAACACGGCAAGCGTGACGCGTCAGCAGCTCTCCGGTGAGACCTTCGACAACCTCGCCATCCGCGGCGTGACGATGGAGAACCGCACCAACTTCCGCTTCAACGGTTCGTTGCCGATTGCAGCGCTCGCGGCCATTCCGCTGGAAAACAAGGAGCGCGTGGAAGTGCTCAAGGGCGTGTCGGCGCTGTACTACGGCTACACCACGCCGGGCGGTGTGGTGAACCTCGTCACCAAGCGCGCGGGCAACACGCCGGTCACCACGCTGGGTGTGCAGTTCGATAGCAATGGCTCGATCGTCAGCACGCTGGACGTGGCCCGCCGCTTTGGTGAAGACAACCAGTACGGCATCCGCTTCAACGCTGCGGGCGGTTCGCTGCAATCGCCTACCAGCGGGATCGATGGCACGCGCCAGCTCGGGGCCGTGGCGTTCGACTGGAAGGTCAACAGCCGCCTGAGCCTGAAGGCGGACGTGGAGTACTCACGCAAGATCATCACCGAGCAATCCGTAGTGACGCTGCCGGCGGCCAAGAACGGCGTGATCATGCTGCCCGCCATGCCGGATCCGACCAAGCGACTGGCGCCGGGCTGGGCAGACTTCAACGGCAACACCACCAATGCGCTGGTGCGTGCCGACTATGCGCTCAGTGATGCATGGCTGTTGACCGTGGAGGGCGGCATGTCGGAAACGGCACGCACGCGCGCCTTTACGGAATTCCGCCTGACCAATCCGATCACCGGCGCGGGCACCATCTCCGGTAACCGCCAGAGCGGGCTGTGGCACACGAGCCACGTGCGCGCAGACATCAACGGCACGGAGAAGACGGGCTGGATCACGCATGACCTGACCTTTGGCGTGGCGCGTTCGGACTTCCGCCAGGCAGCGGTGTACTCCGACCGCTTCAGCGGTGCACAGAACCTGTATAACCCGATCGACCTCGGCTGGTTGCCGACGCAGGGCAACAGCACCACGCCTGCGCAGCGCGCCGTGGACACGGGTGTCTACGCGATGGACCGCATGACGCTGTCGGAGCACTGGCAGGTGATCGCCGGCCTGCGCTATACGAGCTACACCAGCACGCAGGCCCCCAACCGCTACGAGGCCAGCAAGACCACGCCACTGGGCGCCGTCATCTACAAGTTCACGCCCACGCTGTCGGCGTATGCGTCGTACGCGCAGGGGTTGGAAGCCGGCCAGCGCGCGCCGAATACCGCTGCCAATGCCAACGTGGCGATGCCGCCTGCGTTGAGCGAGCAGAAGGAAGTGGGCGTGCGCTATGAAACGCCGGCCGGCACGCAGCTCGCCGCAGCCGTGTACGACATCGACCGCGCCGCTGCCTACACCAATAACGCGAACGTCTTTGTGCAAGACGGGCGCGAGCGCATTCGAGGTATCGAACTGACCGCGCAGGGCCGCGTTACGAAAGACCTGTCGCTGCTGGCCTCCGCTGGCTGGACCGATGCCAAGTTCCGAGGCGTCGGCAACGGCCTGAACGGCAACACGCCCGAGAACACGCCGCGCAGCACCGCCAGCGTGTTTGCGGAGTACACGCTGCCGATGCTGCGCTCGGTGTCGTTCAACGCCGGTGCGTACTACCTCGGCCCGCGCCCCGTGAACGACGCCAACCAGGCGGAGCTCGGCGGCACCACGCTGTTCAGCGCCGGCGTGCGCTACGTCACGCGCATCTCGGGCAAGCGCACCACGCTGCAGTTCAACGTCGACAACCTGACCGACAAGCGCTACTGGGGCGGTGCTGGCAACAACCGCCTGTCGATGGGCGCACCGCGCCTGTTCAAGCTCGGCATGAAGATCGATCTGTGA
- a CDS encoding D-amino acid dehydrogenase, translated as MQIAVVGAGIIGISTAIALAQEGHQVTLIERHPGPGEGTSYANGGQLSYSYVAPLAGPGVLSHVPGWLLRSDSPLRLKPSLDPALLRWGLRFIAACNRERADRTTRELLALSFYSRTRMEALREASPELAFSFARRGKLVVHRDATAFESARAQVGYQATLGCEQHALSADEAIAHEPALDGVRDQIVGAIYTSDEDVADCHQLCVGLFNRLREMPNVTLRFSTGVNALWTEGRRVRGVKLADGEQFAADAVVMAAGVTSAKLLGPLGIDPGLYPLKGYSISLPLDEGDVAPRISVTDAARKIVYARIGQTLRVAGMADLVGWSTTLDTRRVQTLYDETRALFPGAMRANDAGADAAPWAGMRPATPTGVPVVGASPVDGLWLNVGHGALGFTLALGSAGLLADMIAGRKPAISPVPYALAA; from the coding sequence ATGCAAATCGCAGTAGTCGGCGCCGGCATCATCGGCATCAGCACAGCAATCGCGCTGGCCCAGGAAGGCCATCAGGTCACCCTGATCGAACGCCACCCGGGCCCGGGCGAAGGCACCAGCTACGCCAACGGCGGCCAGCTCAGCTACAGCTATGTGGCGCCGCTGGCCGGCCCCGGTGTGCTCTCGCACGTACCCGGCTGGCTGCTGCGCAGCGACTCCCCTCTGCGCCTGAAACCCTCGCTGGACCCGGCGCTGCTGCGCTGGGGGCTGCGTTTTATCGCGGCATGCAACCGCGAGCGCGCCGACCGCACCACGCGCGAACTGCTTGCGCTGTCGTTCTACAGCCGCACCCGCATGGAAGCCCTGCGCGAGGCATCGCCCGAACTGGCCTTCAGCTTTGCCCGCCGCGGCAAGCTGGTGGTGCACCGCGATGCGACAGCCTTCGAGTCCGCCCGCGCCCAGGTCGGCTACCAGGCCACGCTCGGGTGCGAGCAGCATGCGCTGTCCGCCGATGAGGCCATTGCCCACGAACCTGCGCTCGACGGTGTGCGCGACCAGATCGTCGGTGCGATCTATACGTCCGATGAAGACGTGGCCGATTGCCACCAGCTCTGCGTGGGTCTGTTCAACCGGCTGCGCGAGATGCCCAACGTGACGCTGCGCTTCAGCACCGGGGTCAACGCGCTGTGGACGGAAGGGCGTCGCGTGCGCGGCGTGAAGCTGGCCGATGGCGAGCAGTTCGCGGCGGATGCCGTGGTAATGGCGGCAGGCGTGACCAGCGCCAAGCTGCTCGGCCCACTCGGAATCGATCCCGGCCTGTATCCGCTCAAGGGCTACAGCATCAGCCTGCCGCTGGATGAAGGCGATGTTGCACCGCGCATCAGCGTGACAGACGCCGCGCGCAAGATCGTCTATGCCCGCATCGGACAGACGCTGCGTGTGGCCGGCATGGCTGATCTGGTCGGCTGGTCGACCACGCTCGACACCCGCCGCGTGCAGACCTTGTACGACGAAACCCGCGCGCTGTTTCCCGGCGCCATGCGTGCCAATGACGCGGGTGCCGATGCCGCGCCGTGGGCGGGCATGCGCCCGGCAACGCCGACCGGCGTGCCGGTGGTTGGTGCATCACCGGTAGACGGGCTGTGGCTGAATGTTGGCCACGGAGCGTTGGGCTTTACGCTGGCGCTGGGCAGCGCCGGCCTGCTGGCCGACATGATTGCGGGGCGCAAGCCCGCGATTTCTCCAGTACCGTATGCGCTGGCTGCGTGA